The Pongo abelii isolate AG06213 chromosome 23, NHGRI_mPonAbe1-v2.0_pri, whole genome shotgun sequence nucleotide sequence AAACCCCCTGCTCAAGCAAGCGACTCCCTGGATCCTCAGAAGCCAGTGGCAAAAAAGGGCAGTGGGGCCGCCATGCCAGTGGACAGAGCAGCAATGATGGGATGCCCTTCATGCAACTGGCTGCAGGGCAGCAAGGGCACCTGGTGAAGATTCATGAAAAGAAGGGGTTAAATTTCCACATGGGATTAGTCACCAACTTTAGGCCCTTTCTTTAAGCAGCCTCAGTCTAATTAAAAGTCAGGCCAAGACCTGGACACCCATAAAAGTTGTAACCTCAACCTTAAAGAGTCCTATTTCTGGGACATCAGcctacttacattttaaaaagttcctcTTCATCTTCTTCCAGCGTTTTAATTTCTTGCTCAGGAAGAGAAACTATTGGCTCAAACTGAGGATCATGGTTGGACTCGTCTGTATTCTCAGTGGAAGTATCATGGTCCTCATGAGTGTCCTGTGGAGATACAAAGAGGTTACACTGCTGGCCTATGGATCTGGCTCACAACCAGAGCCCAACCAGTGCCTGCAGTGGTCAGACCCCCGACAATGAAGGGACTTCAGATACAAGGATGGGCCCCACCCCAAAGCAAGAAATTAGGCCCACTCTTCCACACTAGGAAAGCTCTGCATTTACGCCCAGCTCCATACACTCAGTGCGTTGAGCATAGAGTGAGACACCAGAGCTTGGGGCCCCTCCCCCAGATTCACAGACATCAATCAGATCTGTGCACAGACTGATGGGGGACCCTACAAGCCACCAACACTTGCAGAGAGTGGCCTGGGAGAAACTGCCTCATCTCTTTGAGCATCAGTTtcttcctcattcataaaatgcAGATGATACCTGCTGTGTGAACATCAAAGTACACAACGATGGGTCGAAATAGATTTTGAAATGTTACTTTAAAGCAAAATGTAACTCTTTCAGTTTTTACTAATTAGGAAATAGTTGTGCTCTTGCTTACTAGAACGAAAAAAGTCGCTACAGGACTGCTAGTATTTACATTGGATTCACAACTCTGCCAGCAATTTTTTCACAGTTCAGAAAATTAAGTTAATAACTAGATAAATTGTACCGGTGAAAGTCATGAAATCCTGGCCCAATTTAGAGGATAAGAGAGCACCAATAATCATATTTTAGGTTCGAGTCTTCCAGAACACGTGCCTTGATCACCCAGAAGTCCGTAAGAGACCCAAGACTTCACCACTAGACTCAAACcggaaaagaaaacataagctTTTCGCTGCTCTTCACTGTTCCCCACAGCACTGCGGCTCTGCAGCGGCCCGCACTCAAACCAGACACCGCAGCCAACAAAGCCGCCGCCTGGGTCGGCGCATCTAGGACCTGTACCACACGCTGGAACGCGAGCTTCTGCCACAGAGGCCAGTGGCGGTTCCAGAAGAACCGAATGAATGAAGTGCTGCGTGGGCGACGGAAAAAATAAATGCACCGTACTAGTGGGGAGCCCCAAGTGGGCCGAGCCGGAGGAAACCCGCCGCCCGCACCAGTTCCCGGAGGCTGGGGCCGTCCCGCGTGGCGACGGCCGCTCCCCAACCCACCCCAAGGTCACGCGGGCGCCCTGCAGCCCCCAGGCCTCTGCAGAGCCTGCACCCCCAAACGCCCCAACTCCGCAGGCCTCAAGCCCCCAAACCCCACGCGCCCCGACTCCGCGCCACCGAGGCCCAGCAGACGGCTGAGCCTGCAGGCCGGCGGGGGTTGGTGGCGGCGGCGCGGGCCGCCCACGTGGCCGCTGATAACGGCCCCGGTCCcacccgccccgccccgccccgcccgcccaCCCTGTCCCCGCTTGGGCCAGGCCGCACCTTGGCGGCCGCCATGggggcgcggcggcggcggcggctcggCTGGGTCGGTCGTCGCTGGCTCCGCGGCCTCTCGGCGGCTACTCGCAGCTCCTTCCCTCCGCGTCTGGCGCCGGCGCCTCCGGCCCGCCCGCTCTTCCCTCCGCCCCACGACCCGAACCTCGACCCCTGACCCCAGCGGCGGGAAACGCGCCGCGATTCAAAACCAGTACAGCTTTATTGGCTCAGGAGGCGGACACTCTCATTGTCCGGCCCGCCCCGCGCTTCCCGCCAAAACGCCCGCGGCGCATGCCCGGCCCGCCCGTCAGCCAGAGGAGCGCGCACTCCCGGCGACCCCCGCGCGCATTTCCGTCCTGGCCACGCGCGCCGCCAGAGCTGGCTAAAGTGGTTGGGGGTTGGATCCGGCGCGCGACGATGACGTTGCCAGAAGCGAGGATCATAGAGACGCTCGGCCTCCGCCGCACGCGCTGGCGGACTAAGAGTGGCTGGCGAAGCGAGCGGCTGGCGCGGGCCCCTGGCGGGCGGGCGGTACAGCCCCAAGCCTGAGACCCGGACCTGAGCATCGCAGGTTCGAGTCCCGCCCCGCCTGGGGCGAAGCCGGGGGTGGCGGCGACCTCGCCGCGTTGCACCGGCTCTCTGAGCACCTCCCCTCTGAGGACTTCCCTTGTGACAGGCCCAGGACAAGGTGGCCAGGCAGCCCCCATGACGCCCCTGGTCTAGGCGGAGAACCGCCTGGGCGATGAGTGAGAACCTCGACAACGAGGTAGAGTGCGGGGAGACGCTGGGTAGAGacggggatggggtgggaggaggcgGGGTGGGGCAGGAAACCTGCCAGAGAATAGGTGGGGACGAGGCAGGTGCGATGGGGGAGGAAAGGAAACGGGAATGGGGTCGGGAGGGTagaatgggggaggggagggacaggGCTGAGTGCAGAGTGCACCGACGGAGGTCTGGGTGTGCCGTAGGAAGCCTGGGGGGCCAGGCCCCCAGGGCCTAGTCCTCACCCTAGCACCCCATCTGTCCCCACACAGGGCCCGAAGCCCATGGAGAGCTGTGGCCAGGAGAGCAGCAGTACCCTGAGCTGCCCTACAGTCTCGGTGCCCCCTGCAGCCCCCTCAGCcctggaggaggtggagaaagaggGCGCTGGGGCGGCTACAGGGCCGGGGCCTCAGCCCGGGCTCTACAGCTACATCAGGGATGACTTGTTTACCTCTGAGATCTTCAAACTGGAGCTGCAGAACGTACCTCGCCACGCCAGCTTCAGCGACGTCCGGCGCTTCCTGGGCCGCTTTGGTCTGCAGCCCCACAAAACCAAACTCTTTGGGCAACCACCCTGCGCCTTTGTGACATTCCGCAGCGCTGCAGAGAGGGACAAGGCCCTGCGCGTTTTGCATGGTGCCCTCTGGAAAGGCCGCCCACTCAGTGTGCGCCTGGCCCGGCCCAAGGCGGACCCCATGGCCAGGAGGAGGCGACAGGAGGGTGAGAGTGAGCCACCAGTAACACGAGTGGCCGACGTGGTGACCCCTTTATGGACAGTGCCCTATGCTGAGCAGCTTGAGCGGAAGCAGCTGGAGTGCGAGCAGGTGCTGCAGAAACTTGCCAAGTGAGTGTGGGCGCAAGACACCCCTCCTGGCCAGGGCTCTGCCCGGTCCTGTGCTTCCTCAGCCTGCCCGTGCAGCAGTTGGGAGGCCCAGCACAGGATCTGGCAGCCCCTTTGGGAGCTAGCCAGCGAGACACCCATGTCACAGTGGGCACAATGACATCCCAAAGGAGGGGTCAGGAGCCTGGACATTTGGGGAGTGGCCTGGCATGGGTGGGGGGCAGTAGGTGGAGTCCAACCACAGATCTGCTCCTCTTACAGGGAAATCGGGAGCACCAACCGTGCCTTGCTGCCCTGGCTGCTTGAGCAGAGGCACAAGCACAACAAGGCCTGCTGCCCACTGGAGGGGGTCAGGCCATCACCCCAGCAGGTCAGGCTAGACTTCGGTGGCCACAAACCCCTATCCCGGGTTTTGAAAAACTTTGCTTTTGCTCACCCTTTCTGTTGATCTCCCtgctttgtgttttcttctggtaACTTATCACATAGTTGTCAGCTGTTCCTCTTGTTTGACTGCCAGCCCCTGTGGGGAAATCAGGGTTTCCAGGCACAAGCGCTGGGCAGCCAGGGTAAGGTGCAGCTCTCTCCCTGCAGACTGAGTATCGTAATAAATGTGAGTTTCTGGTTGGCGTCGGGGTGGATGGGGAGGATAACACCGTGGGCTGTCGGCTCGGCAAGTACAAGGGCGGGACGTGTGCTGTGGCAGCCCCGTTTGACACCGTGCACATCCCCGAAGCCACCAAGCAGGTGGTGAAGGCCTTCCAGGAGTTCATCCGGTGAGGACCTGTGACGGGGCTCCCGGGAACTCCTATGCGGTGTGGGAGCAGAGGGTGGTGATCCTGCCCTGGGAATTCTGGAGTGCCTGCCATTTCAGCCAGATGAAGGAAGGTGTGGCCAGAGGAGAGAGCAGGGGGACTGAGTGCCCAGTTGTGGGCACTCAGGCCAGCTTGTGATTCCCACAGGTCCACTCCATACTCGGCATACGACCCAGAGACATACACAGGCCACTGGAAGCAGCTGACTGTGCGCACCAGCCGCCGCCGCCAGGCCATGGCCATTGCCTACTTCCACCCCCAGGTCTCAACGGGGGCCCTGCCGGGGGAGGGTGCCTAGCCTGGGTGGGCCTCAGCACACCTGATAGGAACTTTTCACCACTTACTCCAGAAGCTGAGCCCTGAGGAGCTGGCAGAGCTGAAGGCCTCCCTAGCGCAGCACTTCACAGCAGGGCCAGGCAGGGCCAGTGGAGTGACCTGCCTCTACTTCGTGGAGGAGGGACAGCGGTAAGGAGCCTGAGTGGGGCAGGGCAGGTCCCTGCAGGGACTGTGACACTGAAGGACCCACACCTCCACCCACAGAAAGACTCCTAGCCAGGAGGGCCTGCCCCTGGAGCATGTGGCTGGGGACCGGTGCATCCACGAGGACCTGCTAGGGCTGACCTTCCGGATCTCTCCACACGCCTTCTTCCAGGTAGCCCTGAGTCCCTGGTGGGCATGGGGACATGCTGAGGGAGGTCTGACACACCATCAGGACATGATGGGAACATTGGGCTCAGGCGGTGAGATTTGGGGGAGCCAGAGAGGAGGGTGAAGTAGGAAAGAGGTTGGTCATCACTGATTTGACTCGGGACAACCTAGAGGTACACACGGCAGTGGCCCTTGTCACAGGGAGCATGAAGAGTGGCCCTCAGTGCATTACCACGGGGCGCTGCTCTGGGCTTGGCAGGAGGGAGGCCATGGTGGCCTCTGGGCTGGGAAATACTGTTTCGCTGTCTGCTCACTGCTGCAGGAAGGCTGTGGGGACCTGGAGCGGCCATTTTTGGAGATAGGCCTAGCAGGACCTCCTggagggccaggtgtgggggtgggAGCTGCAGTTGGGTGATTCCAGGGGCCCCAGTGTGAGTTGTGGGAGGCAAAGCCCCCTTGCTGGGGCAGGGAAGGTGCAGCCTATTGGCCTGCGGGGCCTTGTGAGCCTTCAACCAAGTGGGGCAAGGAGGAGGCTGTGCTTAGCACGGGCTTGGCTTTTAAAGCCAGGGGCTGGGTGAGGGCATCAGCAAGGCTGGTCCAAGGTGGGGTCAGGGAAGACGTTGGGCACCAAGGTGGGGAGTGGGCGCCGGAGGTCTCAGCAGGATGGAGGGACCATGAATGTGGGCCTCAGGGGGCGCCAGTGGCACCACAGGAGAGGAGCCACTGACATCCTGGGCACCGCCTGCCGCTAGGTGAACACACCCGCAGCCGAGGTGCTCTACACAGTCATCCAGGACTGGGCCCAGCTGGATGCGGGGAGCACGGTGCTGGACGTGTGCTGTGGCACTGGCACCATTGGCCTGGCCCTGGCCCGGGTGAGACCTCCTGCCCTGCTGAGGgcaccctctccccaccccaagaCCCCCATTGACCCCAGCTGGAAGGCACCACAGCTGACTCCATCAtgccccaggcccagctcctctTTGCTGCCCACAGGGCCCCATGCACTCCCCTCCCTGGGTGGGGCGACACCACGCTTTCCTGTTTCAGAAGGTAAAGAGGGTCATTGGGGTCGAGCTATGCCCAGAGGCCGTGGAGGACGCCCGGGTGAACGCCCAGGACAATGGTGAGTGGCAAGGccgtgggtgggggtggggatgggggcagcCGCCACCCCTGCTGCAAGCCTCAGCCGCGGCCAGGGCTTGGGGGCTGCCCGACAGGTAGAGCAAGTGAGCAAGCTCTTTGGCTAGGGGTTGCCCAGGGCTGGCCCTGCTGGGAGGGCATGTGGCCCTCTGACAAGCCACGGTGCCATCTCTTCAGAGTTGAGTAATGTGGAGTTCCACTGCGGGAGGGCCGAGGACCTGGTGCCCGCCCTGGTGAGCAGACTGGCCTCCCAGCACCTCGTGGCCATCCTGGACCCACCCCGTGCTGGCTTGCGTGAGTGGCTTTTGCTTAAGGTGGCGGCACGGGAAGGAGGACACATGGGGTGGCTTACCATGTTGTGCACTCTCTGGCTGTGGGGACCCAGCTGGTGTTTGTCTCCTCAGATTCCAAGGTGATCCTCGCCATCCGCAGAGCTGAGAACCTCAGGCGGCTGCTGTACGTCTCATGCAACCCCCGGGCAGCCATGGGCAACTTTGTGGAGTGAGTGTCTGCAGGGACCTGGGTCGGGGCTAGGCCTGGCACCAAGCCCCCAGCTCCCACAGGAGCCCCTGATTAGCCTATTGGCTGACCTTGGCACCCCCCTTTTCCCCCCACAGCCTCTGCAGAGCCCCATCTAACCGAGTGAAGGGCATTCCCTTCCGGCCGGTCAAGGCTGTGGCAGTGGACCTGTTCCCGCAGACCCCGCACTGTGAGATGCTCATCCTGTTCGAGAGGGTGGAGCACCCCAATGGCACAGGGGTCTTAGGGCCCCACAGCCCTCCAGCTCAACCCACACCAGGACCCCCAGATGACACCCCACAAGAAACTGGGGCCTTCCCCTCATCCTAGGCCCAGGACCCATTATGGTGACGGGAGCTGAAGGGCTCCCAGGGCCCCAGGGGCAGGGAAGGCATGGCTTGCTGGCCAGGATATTCAGAGGTAGGCAGCCAAAGGGCACAGAACCCTGTACCCCACCAGGATTGGTCTGCTGCTAGGGGCCAGGGGCTCTGACCAGGAAGGCAGGTGGGCTCCTACAGCCTGTTCCCCATCCCCAGGGCCTTTGTGGACTAGCCAAGGCCGTGAGGGCCAGAATAAACAACTGCTCAACAAAGGGTGTTTCTGTGATGAGAGCCAGGGGTCTGAACACAGAGCCTGGGTGCCAGGGAAAGGGCCAGACTAGGCCTAGGCAGCTCCGCAAGCCTCTCTGCACAGCTGGGGGAGTCAGGGCAGAgcttactttaaaaaagaatgttgGATTTGATACTTAAACTTGAGAAGAGGCAGAGACAGGTCTGGGAACTGCACCAGCTGGGGGGATGGGGTGGAGAACACTGGGCAGAGTTGGCCCCTCTGTGGCCAGCCTGGCCCTCAGCCCGGCAGAGAGGGCATCAACCAAGGAAGGGGCCATGCTGGGGTGCTGCTCAGCTGTTACAAAGGCAGGGTCCAGCCTGCAGGGAGGCTCCAGGAGGGGATCTGGCCAGTCAAGGGTCCACAGGATGCCAGCCTCACCCTCAGAATAAAGACATCAGCCATTCCCTTCTGGACAGTTTGCTTTATGTGTTCAGACAATCGAGGCTCACCTTCCAGGCACAGCCCAGTGCCCTAGATGGCATCAGCACAGGCTCCCCTGCCCCGGCCTTGAAGCACGGCTGTGTGCACATAATTCACACCCACGCTTGGCAGACGGGTAGGCGGGGGAGGGGGCACAGAGACCACAAGAGTATGGCAGCACCTGCTGTGGTGGTGCCTGGGAACAGCAAGACACAGCGAGGCTCCCCAACCTTTAGGGGAACACATGTGCACGAAGCTCTGGTTCACAGGCGCATCTGGCTGGCTAAGGGCAACAGTCACGGTCAAATGACTATTCACAGCTGCAGACAGGAGGCAAGACAGAAGCAAGTGTCTAATTATAGCAATTTGAGTAGagggtttcttttttaaaggtcAACAGAAGCCAACCTTGGTCACACAGGTAGTGAGGGAAGGATATGTTGTGGGCGGCCCACAGGCCAACATTGTTttcctgaccaaaaaaaaaaaggcgccaTCAGTACCGCCTGTGGGGGGCATAGTGGGGGACAGACACGGCAGAATGCTGGACTCTTGCTTCGGATGGCACACCACAAGCACATGGCACTCTGCACAGGTGCCAATCCACCACCAGGGCCAGCCTTTGAGCACACCCTGGTGCCTCAGACTCAGGCAGGAACACATTTCCATCCCACACCCACCCACAGGGGCCACCAGTCAAGAAGCAAGCTGGGCACCAGGCAGCTGCCTTTGACATCCAGAGAAGCCGCTGTCACAGGCAACAGCTCTGGATCAAGAATAGGCTACACTGAAGGCCTTTGCTTCCTGTTAAAACAAGTCCACTTGCTAAAATGCATGATTCCAAATCTACCTTCTACTCTCACTGTAAAAGTCTTTCAAAATGCTAAAATATCACAAAAGGTTTAAAAATCAATGGGTGGACATATGGACTCGACTGCAAAAAATCTTTGTAAAAAACTGTTGCCGGAGGCCAGGAAAGGCAGGGAGGGCCTCAGTGTCCAGAGAGGCGCTTTTAGGGCATTAAGACTTCATCAGAAAAAGGGGCCCTAGGAGGCCAGGGCAACTCCGGGAGGTGGCAGGACGTCATCCTTGCTGGCATGGTGTCCAGACTAGAGAGGGACCACCTTGATGGTTTGCTTCCAATCCCAGAAAGGTAGTTCTGATGCTAAAATTCTGTTTAAGCCAAAAAggtttaaaatattcctttctgTCCTACCTTTTCAAAGAAGGGGAAACACAGAGGGTGGGTGAGGGCAGGGTACCATGTGCACCTCCTGACCAGGTCCCTGCAGCAGCTCCGCAGGCGCCCTGGGCACATGGGCCACCTGGCATCACGGACCAGCCACAGGACTCAGCCATCCCCCTCTCATCTGTCATCCAAGCATCATGTGTCGTCAGTGCATATTACATACTAAAATTCATGAAAGCCTTCATAAAAAGAGCCTGCAGCAGGTGCACAGAAGCAGGGTCCACCACTGTCCACAGTCACCAGCTGCCACTGGTGCAGTCGCTGAGTCCATCCATTCAGGCCTGGAGCTTTCCGGGGAGAGCCGCTGCTCCACATGTGTGCTGTGTGGCCATGGCTGTCCCTGTACACCAGAGCCTCCACCCTAAGGCCGGGCCCACAGGTTGGCCACAGGGAAGGAGCTTGGGTTGGAGGCCTGACACTGTGGTGCACGATGCATGACTGCTGGTCTCCTCAGAAGTGCCGCTGGCGGCCCCCGTGCCCTGGCCCGTGCCATCTCCCTCACACGTCCACGGTGCACAGGGGCTCACCGCCAGGCTGGGCGGACGCCACAATGGACATCTTGGGCTTCTTTCGAGTCTCCTCCTGAAAGAACAACAAAGGTCAGGGGTACCAGTGAGGTGGGCTTGGCAGAGGCTCCGGAGGGCACAAGGTGGAGGGAGAGCCCAGCAAATCATGCCAGGAGGCCCTGGAGCCCCAAGGGCACCAGTGCTTGTGACGCCAGGCTAGGAGGAGCAGGGAAGGCCTGGGGCAGGCCAGCCTGAGATTGCAGAGGCCCCCTGGATTGCCATCAGAGCACAACATGTGCAGCCTCCCTGGCAAATCAGGACATGTACCAAAGTGAAGAATTTTGGGTGCAGTTACAGGGACAGGCCAGGCCTCCCCACTGGGTGTTCCTCCCTTGCCcagctttttgtttgcttgcccCAGGCCCAGCCAGGAGCACTGTGTCCTGCACCTGCTGCCCTTGAGCCCCACAGCCCCTCTTCCGACCAGGGGCAAACCAGGCAGTCCCACTGGCTCCAGGAGGCCAAGCCCCACCCCAGGGAGCAGTGAGGGACCTGCTGGCCTGGGTGGCGGCAGATACCTCCTGGGGCTCTCACCCAGGCCAGGGGACTGCCACACTTCAGAAAGCTCCCACCCAGAAGGCCCAGGTAGGCAGGTCACACCGTAGCCACGCAGACGATGCCTAAGGACAGAAGACACCACTGCCAGCCTGACAAGCCCCTCTTTGAGTGGGGTTCCCAAGGTGGCTTTAGGGGGCTTCATCAGGACCAAGCcctacagattcaactctggcaGGTACACTGACCTACCTCCAAACACCCAGGGAGGACATGGGACTCAGGTGGCCCACCAAGGCTGTGACCTTCATGGTCCACCAACAGGCTGGCCTGCCAGCTCTCTAACAACAGAACCAAAACTGAAGTGATTTATAAAAGTATCACACACGTTGAAGCTCAAAGAAAAGCCTGTATCTGATTTTGGAAGGAGGATCCAAGCATTTCCAAGGTGTCAGCTCAGGCATGGGTCCTGGGGTCTGCTGTCCCTCCACAGCTGCCACAGGAATGGCTGTGGCCCGGCAGCCCTCCTGCTAGGGTGGCACTCACCCTCTCCTCAGCTAGCCTCTTCATCTCCTCTTGGAGCTTGCTGAGGATGTGCAGGTTGGGCTTGTTCTTCTTGGCATACTGCTGCAGCTCAATCACACTCTTGTCCGACGTCTCCTGAGAAGTATAGCACCTCACGCTCAGGACTGCAGGCTGTAGCTCTGCAGCCTGCCTGCTGCCCAGCAGCTGTGTGCCTGGGACCCTGAAGGTAGGCGTGCCCAGAGTCTGGTAGACACGAAACAGCCAGGAGCTGTGGCAACATAACTGCATGCTGACTGGCCCGCCTCAGTGATGCCAGGCCCACTGACAGCAGCGGAGAGCGAGGGGCAGTCCACAGCTGCCAGGCATTTCTGCCCACACCACGCCACTTATATGGCCTCCTGCCATGGGCAGAGTAGGGAGGTGAGGTGCTCGTGGTGCCCAGAGTCCTCATCAAGGAGAAAAACCAGAGCGTAGCCGCAGCCAGTAAGAACAGCACGCTGCAGCCCAGCCCATCAGCCCCAGGCACTGAGCTCTCTGCATACTCCATGAATGCAGAGCAGCATCAGGCTGGCCTCAGCCCCTTCCTGTCTTAGGCCAGCCCCAAGGGTGCTGTGGTTCCTCGGGATGCCAGAGCTCCCCCAAGCTGTGGCTGTGCCAGGCTGGGGCTTTTCCCCCTCCTGCTCAGGGAAGTTTCCCACCCCCGGGCCAGAGTGGGGcttgccttctctctctccatcaGAGCCAAGGACCATGCACAGCAAAGGCAGAAGCAAGTGCTACCTACATTTCAACTTGCTTCCCAAAAATGTCTCTCCTCAAGTTCCTTAACACGCCCTGGTGGCCCGTGTGGGCCCCCTCACCCTCCCTTATCATGTCCAGAGTAAAGGCCTCTTCGGGGACAGTGCCGACGCCTCAGTCTCAGGGACCTAAAGGCAGGCCCTGCTTTTGGCAGCTGGCTCGGGCAGAGGGCCTACCCACCACATAGTCCTGGGGCTGCCCCACCTGCAGCCCCAACCCCTCCACAACTACTTCCCCTTCCAATGACCAGGAGGGCAAGAACCCAAGAGAGTTTTTCTGTAATCATTTGGGGAAAATGAGAAACGTAAACACTCACCTCCCCATGTTACCCTCCACCCCTCAGGAGTGGGCACTGGCTTACATTGCAAGATGTTGGCCACAACAGCAGAAACAAGACAGATGGTACACACATGCTCTTCTCTTAGAGATGGACCGGCACTGGTACCAGGGAGAGCTACCCTGACACACTCGCTCTCCTTCAAGCAGGGAGAGCTGGCCCTGGCTCCTGAGCCTTTGCACACCTCCGAGCCGGGTGCACCTTCAGCATCTCCTGCCCGGGCCTGCCTTGCACTTCGGCCATCTCCCTACAAGCCACATAGCTGGGCCCAGCCTGCGTTCCCAATCACCCACACTTCACTGACCATTCCCAGCAGGCTGGGATGGGAGGTGTGGCTGGGACgaccccaccccctgcccacaaAGCCACACAAGTGGCCCAGGAGAGAGGCAGCTGTGAGCAAGAGCAGAGCTGCCCAGCTCTGCACCCTCTGAGCACAGAGCCTCAGGAATACGCTCCAGGGTGGCAGCACAGGCTACCCTGGGACCTGCTGATGGCCAGTTACCTGCTTGACCATCTTGCTGCTCTCACGGCCGTACATGCGCAGTAAAGACCCCCAGTTCTTGACATGTGGGTGCAGCAGCTGAAGGATCTTCTGTGAGGCTAACTGCTTTCCAACTCTCTTGTTCTTACCTACACAGAGAAAGAGCAAGCATGGAAAGGGGGTCACAAACACCCAGTGCTCATGGGGCCCCCTGCCGCTCCCAGCCCTCCTGACCCACACCCCGAGGGCCAGCCAGGGCACATTCTACAGGAACAGGCAGCACTCTGCCACTGCTCTGGGCACCTGAGTCTCACAGTACCCAGCTGCCACCTTGAGAGTGGCCCTCAGAGTCTAGGAGCTGAGGACACCACCACTCAAAGCCACGCAGCCAAGAGCCTCCCTCCCACCAAGACGCACACCTCCAGAAACAGGGAGCAGCAGGATTCTGCTGGCTGTTCGAGGAGGAGGGCCTTTCCTCCTGCCACAGGGACAAGGGCTGGATGGAGACAGGGGTGGCAGCGGTGGAaagggagaagacagaaaaagtgCAGGCAGGACGGCCGCCAGTCCGCCTTAGGCTGAACGTGTGGTGGCCAGCACACACAGCTGGGCTCAGGGACAATGCCAGGGCAACAGCTGAGACCAAGCCACAGAGGCGCAGG carries:
- the TRMT2A gene encoding tRNA (uracil-5-)-methyltransferase homolog A isoform X2, whose translation is MSENLDNEGPKPMESCGQESSSTLSCPTVSVPPAAPSALEEVEKEGAGAATGPGPQPGLYSYIRDDLFTSEIFKLELQNVPRHASFSDVRRFLGRFGLQPHKTKLFGQPPCAFVTFRSAAERDKALRVLHGALWKGRPLSVRLARPKADPMARRRRQEGESEPPVTRVADVVTPLWTVPYAEQLERKQLECEQVLQKLAKEIGSTNRALLPWLLEQRHKHNKACCPLEGVRPSPQQTEYRNKCEFLVGVGVDGEDNTVGCRLGKYKGGTCAVAAPFDTVHIPEATKQVVKAFQEFIRSTPYSAYDPETYTGHWKQLTVRTSRRRQAMAIAYFHPQKLSPEELAELKASLAQHFTAGPGRASGVTCLYFVEEGQRKTPSQEGLPLEHVAGDRCIHEDLLGLTFRISPHAFFQKVKRVIGVELCPEAVEDARVNAQDNELSNVEFHCGRAEDLVPALVSRLASQHLVAILDPPRAGLHSKVILAIRRAENLRRLLYVSCNPRAAMGNFVDLCRAPSNRVKGIPFRPVKAVAVDLFPQTPHCEMLILFERVEHPNGTGVLGPHSPPAQPTPGPPDDTPQETGAFPSS
- the TRMT2A gene encoding tRNA (uracil-5-)-methyltransferase homolog A isoform X1; the protein is MSENLDNEGPKPMESCGQESSSTLSCPTVSVPPAAPSALEEVEKEGAGAATGPGPQPGLYSYIRDDLFTSEIFKLELQNVPRHASFSDVRRFLGRFGLQPHKTKLFGQPPCAFVTFRSAAERDKALRVLHGALWKGRPLSVRLARPKADPMARRRRQEGESEPPVTRVADVVTPLWTVPYAEQLERKQLECEQVLQKLAKEIGSTNRALLPWLLEQRHKHNKACCPLEGVRPSPQQTEYRNKCEFLVGVGVDGEDNTVGCRLGKYKGGTCAVAAPFDTVHIPEATKQVVKAFQEFIRSTPYSAYDPETYTGHWKQLTVRTSRRRQAMAIAYFHPQKLSPEELAELKASLAQHFTAGPGRASGVTCLYFVEEGQRKTPSQEGLPLEHVAGDRCIHEDLLGLTFRISPHAFFQVNTPAAEVLYTVIQDWAQLDAGSTVLDVCCGTGTIGLALARKVKRVIGVELCPEAVEDARVNAQDNELSNVEFHCGRAEDLVPALVSRLASQHLVAILDPPRAGLHSKVILAIRRAENLRRLLYVSCNPRAAMGNFVDLCRAPSNRVKGIPFRPVKAVAVDLFPQTPHCEMLILFERVEHPNGTGVLGPHSPPAQPTPGPPDDTPQETGAFPSS